A genomic region of Streptosporangium lutulentum contains the following coding sequences:
- a CDS encoding GrpB family protein, translating to MDAPSRDAYAEVKREPAERHRHDRLTYTQAKDAICWQIIQRADEWAQQTGWEPGPSDA from the coding sequence ATGGATGCACCGTCGAGGGACGCCTACGCCGAGGTCAAACGCGAGCCGGCGGAACGCCACCGGCATGACCGGCTGACATACACCCAGGCGAAGGATGCGATCTGCTGGCAGATCATCCAGCGGGCCGACGAGTGGGCGCAACAGACCGGATGGGAGCCCGGGCCCAGCGACGCCTGA
- a CDS encoding serine hydrolase domain-containing protein, producing the protein MPSQRILLPRSTPAASGMSSRSITALLDRLEAQSVECHSIMVVRHGHVVAEGWWAPYSAERPHLLYSLTKSFTSIAVGLAIADGLLSLDDRVVDVLPGHVPADISEQGRRLTVHHLLSMTAGHRTDSLAEAWQREPGDLVKGFLRVPFPEVEGTRHAYDNPTTFILARMVERVTGRGLPELLDERLFTPMGVDHAEWDRVASGAAFGFHGLHLTTEAVAAFGELLLRGGLWGDRRLVPREWVELATRRHIDTLPFEDGSQDADYLCGYGYQFWVSRHGYHGDGSFGQLCVVVPSHDLVVAVTGAHTQAQVMLDAIWECLLPGMDHAGSTRDDEILADRLRRLSFAPVPGSAAPERSVKARLDASAEDSALPDGTTVIVDPVDGGWLLRFGSSSTSRSVTANGGKVRRSAVLSSRPAPGRATRSSPSFTSSPPRTGSGWWSTPARGQRWRRGVPCPWPAPVWRCMCGRR; encoded by the coding sequence ATGCCTTCTCAGCGCATCCTCCTGCCGCGCTCGACACCGGCAGCCTCGGGGATGTCGTCCCGTTCGATCACCGCGCTGCTGGACCGGCTCGAAGCGCAATCCGTCGAGTGTCACTCCATCATGGTCGTACGCCACGGTCACGTCGTCGCCGAAGGCTGGTGGGCGCCGTACTCGGCCGAGCGCCCGCATCTTCTCTACTCGCTGACCAAGTCGTTCACCTCGATCGCCGTGGGGCTCGCGATCGCCGACGGGCTGCTCTCGCTGGACGATCGGGTGGTGGACGTGTTGCCCGGCCACGTTCCGGCCGACATCTCGGAGCAGGGACGCCGTCTCACCGTTCATCACCTGCTGTCCATGACGGCCGGACACCGTACGGACAGCCTCGCCGAGGCCTGGCAACGGGAACCGGGCGACCTGGTGAAGGGCTTCCTGCGCGTACCGTTTCCCGAGGTCGAGGGAACACGGCACGCCTACGACAATCCGACCACCTTCATCCTGGCCCGGATGGTGGAACGGGTCACGGGCCGCGGCCTCCCGGAACTGCTCGACGAGCGCCTCTTCACGCCGATGGGCGTCGACCACGCCGAATGGGACCGGGTGGCGAGCGGTGCCGCCTTCGGATTCCACGGACTGCACCTCACGACCGAGGCCGTCGCCGCCTTCGGTGAACTGCTGCTGCGCGGTGGCCTGTGGGGCGACCGGCGGCTCGTCCCGCGCGAATGGGTGGAGCTCGCGACCAGACGGCACATCGATACCCTGCCGTTCGAGGACGGGTCGCAGGACGCCGACTACCTTTGCGGTTACGGTTACCAGTTCTGGGTGTCGCGTCACGGTTACCACGGTGACGGCTCCTTCGGCCAGCTATGCGTGGTCGTCCCGTCGCACGATCTCGTGGTTGCCGTGACCGGCGCCCATACGCAGGCACAGGTGATGCTCGACGCGATATGGGAGTGCCTGCTGCCCGGCATGGACCACGCGGGAAGCACCCGGGACGACGAGATCCTCGCCGATCGGCTGCGGCGGCTGTCATTCGCGCCGGTGCCGGGTTCGGCAGCCCCGGAGCGTTCCGTCAAGGCGAGACTCGACGCCTCCGCCGAGGATTCGGCTCTGCCCGACGGAACCACGGTGATCGTCGATCCCGTGGACGGTGGATGGCTCCTGCGATTCGGGTCGTCCTCGACGTCGAGGTCGGTCACGGCGAATGGCGGGAAAGTTCGCCGCTCGGCCGTCCTGTCGTCGCGGCCGGCGCCTGGCAGGGCGACACGTTCGTCGCCGAGCTTTACGTCATCACCACCCCGCACCGGGTCCGGCTGGTGGTCGACGCCGGCGCGGGGACAGCGGTGGCGACGTGGAGTACCGTGCCCCTGGCCAGCCCCAGTCTGGCGTTGCATGTGCGGTCGCCGCTGA
- a CDS encoding GNAT family N-acetyltransferase: MADGLRIGIRRYEKTDHDAVMALAPRLAEGGAAWRDSVAVADAACGWVRDSVRRAEGDKAAVFVAEDADGVVGFVGVTERAHFTGETDGYIGELVVARDKERLGVGRALIEAAESWVKDRGHARSTLETGAANTNARDFYAALGYSEEEVRLSRAL; encoded by the coding sequence ATGGCAGATGGGCTTCGGATAGGGATTCGCCGTTACGAGAAGACCGATCATGACGCGGTGATGGCTCTGGCTCCGCGGCTCGCAGAGGGGGGAGCCGCCTGGCGCGACTCCGTCGCGGTAGCGGACGCTGCGTGTGGCTGGGTCAGAGATTCCGTGAGGAGAGCCGAGGGTGACAAGGCGGCGGTGTTCGTCGCGGAAGATGCCGACGGAGTCGTCGGATTCGTCGGCGTCACCGAACGAGCTCACTTCACCGGGGAGACGGACGGTTACATCGGCGAACTCGTCGTCGCGCGCGACAAGGAGAGGCTTGGTGTTGGTCGGGCATTGATCGAGGCCGCCGAATCCTGGGTGAAGGATCGGGGGCATGCTCGGAGCACGCTCGAAACGGGGGCGGCCAACACGAACGCTCGAGACTTCTACGCCGCTCTGGGCTACAGCGAGGAAGAGGTGCGGCTGAGCAGGGCGCTCTGA
- a CDS encoding ClpX C4-type zinc finger protein, producing MPDTLTGLARCSFCGKPTTEIDKLVAGPGVYICNECVALSVSIIDGSPKSSAAPRVPMWESLTDEEMLSHIPRVAAHIDQAEADLRSWAQELRRRGVTWARLGEALGITRQSAWERFSGEE from the coding sequence ATGCCTGACACCCTGACCGGACTCGCCCGGTGTTCCTTCTGCGGCAAGCCGACCACCGAGATCGACAAGCTGGTCGCCGGCCCCGGTGTGTACATCTGCAACGAGTGCGTGGCCCTGTCCGTGTCGATCATCGACGGGAGCCCCAAAAGCTCCGCGGCACCGCGCGTGCCCATGTGGGAGTCGCTGACCGACGAGGAGATGCTGAGCCACATTCCGCGCGTCGCCGCGCACATCGACCAGGCCGAGGCCGACCTGCGCTCGTGGGCACAGGAACTGCGCCGACGCGGCGTCACCTGGGCCAGGCTCGGGGAAGCCCTCGGAATCACCCGCCAGTCCGCGTGGGAGCGATTCTCCGGCGAGGAGTGA
- a CDS encoding DUF5946 family protein — MTDGPGMGQCECGAVAGPLGVCADYYHGILAEEQADPQMYRWHAPVVCAYLLQHPSGAHEKYLDVQFRMLQLYVDKGLDALLRVAAHQVARNKHGTRSSYDMRPFEGYGSLPPGGPPGHFRAAFCELPFSDGSFVSDGHLAYGRRIETIVEATVESWRSVQA; from the coding sequence ATGACAGATGGTCCCGGCATGGGTCAGTGTGAGTGCGGTGCGGTCGCCGGTCCGCTGGGCGTGTGCGCGGATTACTATCACGGAATCCTGGCTGAAGAGCAGGCCGATCCTCAGATGTACAGGTGGCACGCGCCTGTGGTCTGCGCGTATCTCCTGCAGCATCCTTCCGGAGCTCATGAGAAGTACCTCGACGTTCAGTTCCGCATGCTGCAGCTTTACGTGGACAAGGGCCTCGACGCGCTGCTTCGGGTGGCGGCTCATCAGGTGGCGAGGAACAAGCACGGAACACGGTCGAGCTACGACATGAGGCCGTTCGAGGGATACGGGTCGCTCCCGCCGGGCGGACCCCCCGGGCACTTCCGCGCCGCGTTCTGCGAACTGCCGTTCAGCGACGGCAGCTTCGTGTCTGACGGGCATCTGGCGTACGGGCGCCGCATCGAAACCATTGTCGAAGCGACGGTGGAATCCTGGAGATCCGTCCAGGCCTGA
- a CDS encoding phytanoyl-CoA dioxygenase family protein, which yields MGVVEIDRFIADGFVKLEAAAPREVGDAARTLLWQQIGLSPQDPAGWKEPVVWAADLTGEGPFGEIMRSARLAGALDELCGIGGWGPRGALGMVPVRFPRLPPADDRGWHIDANAPQPDGGYLCSGKPETMLLLTLLSEVGPDDAPTRIRVGSHRDAAAVLAGRTLDPFEAGPLVDAASAHRPLVYATGRPGDMYLVHPFTVHAADEHRGDEPRFMAQGPIFLTEPVTPEGSNALARALANGG from the coding sequence ATGGGTGTTGTTGAGATTGACCGGTTCATCGCGGACGGGTTCGTCAAGCTGGAGGCAGCCGCTCCCCGCGAGGTCGGCGACGCCGCCAGAACACTGCTGTGGCAACAGATCGGGTTGTCGCCACAGGATCCCGCCGGATGGAAAGAGCCCGTGGTGTGGGCCGCGGATCTCACCGGCGAAGGGCCCTTCGGGGAGATCATGCGGAGTGCGCGGCTGGCCGGTGCGCTGGACGAGCTCTGCGGGATCGGCGGCTGGGGGCCTCGCGGTGCGCTCGGCATGGTGCCGGTCCGGTTCCCGCGTCTCCCTCCCGCTGACGACCGGGGATGGCATATCGACGCCAACGCCCCACAGCCGGACGGTGGTTACCTGTGCAGCGGGAAGCCCGAAACGATGCTGCTGCTGACCCTGCTGTCAGAGGTCGGTCCCGACGACGCGCCGACCCGTATCCGGGTCGGGTCGCACCGGGACGCGGCCGCGGTGCTGGCAGGCCGCACACTCGACCCGTTCGAGGCCGGGCCGTTGGTGGACGCGGCCAGCGCGCACCGTCCACTGGTCTACGCGACGGGCCGGCCGGGCGACATGTACCTGGTGCATCCCTTCACCGTCCACGCCGCCGACGAACACCGAGGTGACGAGCCGAGGTTCATGGCCCAGGGCCCCATCTTCCTGACCGAGCCGGTGACCCCGGAGGGGAGCAACGCACTGGCCCGGGCCCTCGCGAACGGCGGCTGA
- a CDS encoding ATP-binding protein — MEDGVFVGRARELADLERRVAAAREGGGALVLVEGEAGAGKTALAHSVARSARRAGVRAAWGSCREGEGAPAYQPWVQILRGLGRSSTVLLDPAVTETGSRFHVFEDVVGMLHDAAGDAGLLLILDDLHWADVPSIRLLQAVTSTVADSRLLVIGLCRTRDASSHAGPAEALRPLTRERAVTRLSLGGLAPAEVAELAARVLGRRPEPALLRTVDERAEGNPLFVLELLRLVETIGSLDPGLPGGVRHVVGRRLDGLPPETRRLLRHAAVLGREFTGEAVGALVGEEIEDVLDLLDPALAANVIRADGHSLRFTHVLTQEVLYAELPTVARRRLHAQAADVVRSTSAGEIPVDALAYHLRQSAPLGNAEEALRATRTAATRARAQLAYEHAAFQYRAALDLLTLVPYGAAQRPELLLELARCEFRSGAVEEAWRSCQAAADLGRATGGGAVVADAATVLRGISNSPVTAAIHVLCREALTMLGGSDEVREAKALAQLVITADPFAERGESDLGLRALRMAEATGDADARFLAMQARYTELVDGRHVLERLSIGERAIRLASETGHHEYAAWGHTWRLEAFWALGRRVQLDAELKAFGVVVAQLREPLWQWRLTLTRAAVALLEGRFEQARLLSDEALAIGLRAGHEGAEFVHLVFLAHMGLQDGAGLDQAEAAVRGFVETGPYLARSWHALVLAGMGRLDDAAALWEAITPHLAAFPRDAPEWIVSGAGNAQLCVAFDDRVTAAAVYEALLPYADRQVASGAHTPSSGPVSLYLGMLATLLRRWEAAGEHLHAALASCQAMGSAPYEAYTRLELARLLRLRPPSGTGAAADEHLDGAMRIARRVGMPSLLAHAETLHEARGRAGVLTPREEQVAELVAEGLSNRQIAHRLRMAERTAENHVTHILTKLGFDSRARVAAWYTARRHPG; from the coding sequence ATGGAGGACGGTGTCTTCGTCGGCCGGGCCAGGGAGCTGGCGGACTTGGAACGGCGCGTGGCCGCGGCCCGCGAGGGCGGCGGCGCGCTGGTCCTGGTGGAGGGCGAGGCCGGTGCCGGGAAGACGGCACTGGCCCATTCGGTCGCACGCAGCGCGCGGCGTGCCGGTGTGCGGGCGGCGTGGGGCTCCTGCCGCGAGGGCGAAGGCGCCCCGGCCTACCAGCCGTGGGTTCAGATCCTGCGCGGGCTGGGGCGGTCCTCCACGGTGTTGCTCGATCCGGCGGTCACCGAGACGGGCAGCCGCTTCCACGTCTTCGAGGACGTGGTGGGAATGCTCCACGACGCCGCCGGAGACGCGGGCCTGCTGCTGATCCTCGACGACCTGCACTGGGCGGACGTGCCGTCGATACGCCTGCTGCAGGCGGTCACGTCGACGGTCGCCGATTCCCGGCTGCTGGTGATCGGGCTCTGCCGCACCCGCGACGCGTCCTCGCATGCCGGGCCGGCCGAGGCGCTGCGGCCGTTGACCAGGGAGCGGGCCGTCACCCGCCTGAGCCTGGGAGGCCTCGCCCCGGCCGAGGTCGCCGAGCTGGCCGCGCGGGTGCTCGGACGCCGCCCGGAACCCGCTCTGCTGCGCACGGTGGATGAGCGCGCCGAGGGCAATCCGCTGTTCGTGCTGGAGCTGCTGCGGCTGGTCGAGACGATCGGGAGCCTCGACCCCGGACTGCCCGGCGGCGTGCGCCACGTCGTCGGACGCCGACTGGACGGCCTGCCGCCGGAGACCCGCCGACTGCTGAGGCACGCCGCGGTGCTGGGGCGCGAGTTCACCGGCGAGGCGGTGGGCGCGCTCGTCGGCGAGGAGATCGAGGATGTGCTCGACCTCCTCGACCCCGCACTCGCGGCGAACGTGATCCGCGCCGACGGGCATTCCCTGCGCTTCACGCATGTGCTGACGCAGGAGGTGCTGTACGCCGAGCTGCCCACCGTCGCGCGCCGCCGGCTGCACGCGCAGGCCGCCGACGTCGTCAGGTCGACGAGTGCGGGGGAGATCCCGGTCGACGCCCTGGCGTACCACCTGCGCCAGTCCGCTCCGCTCGGCAACGCGGAGGAGGCGCTGCGGGCCACGCGTACGGCCGCGACGAGGGCACGTGCCCAACTGGCCTACGAGCACGCGGCCTTCCAATATCGCGCGGCGCTCGACCTGCTGACGCTGGTGCCGTACGGCGCCGCTCAGCGGCCGGAGCTGCTGCTGGAGCTGGCGCGATGCGAGTTCCGTTCCGGCGCGGTGGAGGAGGCGTGGCGGTCGTGCCAGGCGGCGGCCGACCTGGGGCGGGCGACGGGCGGGGGAGCGGTCGTCGCGGATGCCGCGACCGTGCTGCGGGGCATCTCCAACTCGCCGGTGACGGCCGCGATCCATGTGCTGTGCCGGGAGGCGCTGACCATGCTGGGCGGCTCCGACGAGGTGCGCGAGGCGAAGGCGCTGGCTCAGCTCGTCATCACGGCGGACCCTTTCGCCGAACGCGGTGAGAGCGACCTGGGCCTGCGCGCCCTGCGGATGGCCGAGGCGACCGGTGACGCCGACGCCCGGTTTCTGGCCATGCAGGCGCGCTACACCGAGCTGGTCGACGGCCGGCACGTGCTGGAGCGGCTGTCGATCGGCGAGCGCGCGATCCGTCTCGCGAGCGAGACCGGACACCATGAATACGCGGCGTGGGGACACACCTGGCGGCTGGAGGCGTTCTGGGCGCTGGGCCGGAGAGTCCAGCTCGACGCCGAGCTGAAGGCGTTCGGCGTCGTGGTGGCGCAGCTGCGAGAGCCGCTGTGGCAGTGGAGGCTCACCTTGACGCGGGCCGCGGTGGCCCTGCTGGAGGGCCGGTTCGAGCAGGCGCGCCTGCTGTCCGACGAGGCGCTGGCGATCGGGTTGCGCGCCGGACACGAGGGTGCGGAGTTCGTCCACCTGGTCTTCCTCGCGCACATGGGCCTGCAGGACGGGGCGGGGCTGGATCAGGCCGAGGCCGCCGTGCGCGGTTTCGTGGAGACCGGCCCCTACCTGGCGCGGAGCTGGCATGCGCTCGTGCTCGCCGGCATGGGGCGGCTCGACGACGCCGCGGCCCTGTGGGAGGCCATCACCCCGCATCTGGCGGCCTTCCCCCGGGACGCACCGGAGTGGATCGTCTCCGGGGCGGGGAACGCGCAGCTCTGCGTCGCGTTCGACGACCGGGTCACGGCCGCCGCCGTCTACGAGGCCCTGCTGCCGTACGCCGACCGGCAGGTCGCCTCCGGGGCGCACACCCCCAGCTCCGGCCCCGTCTCGCTGTATCTCGGCATGCTCGCGACGCTCCTACGGCGGTGGGAGGCGGCCGGGGAACATCTGCACGCCGCGCTGGCGTCCTGCCAGGCGATGGGCTCGGCGCCGTACGAGGCGTACACCCGGTTGGAACTGGCCAGGCTGCTGCGGCTGCGCCCGCCGTCCGGCACCGGAGCGGCCGCCGACGAGCATCTCGACGGCGCGATGCGGATCGCCCGCCGCGTGGGAATGCCGTCGCTGCTGGCCCACGCCGAGACATTGCACGAGGCCCGGGGACGCGCGGGCGTGCTCACCCCACGCGAGGAACAGGTCGCCGAGCTGGTCGCCGAGGGGCTCAGCAACCGGCAGATCGCCCACCGCCTGCGCATGGCGGAACGCACGGCGGAAAACCACGTCACGCACATCCTGACCAAGCTCGGCTTCGACTCCCGCGCCCGCGTCGCCGCCTGGTACACCGCACGCCGGCACCCAGGCTGA
- a CDS encoding GNAT family N-acetyltransferase — MITLPDVLTAAAGGQMPRPGAGPTIVPQPSARDAGVIAFTAHNVIFADLDEDWIRSRLPDGDLSAPLNPPFLKDLEERMGRQVTNIDMLALATPCAGHPPIELTEVTDRDHPRVERARRYRDDVRVWTCPGGLLVIGRGVAGRWEVAIEVDPAVRGHGLGRTLARAARHLTVHPLWAQIAPGNAASVRAFLSAGYVPIGAEALLVPPSP; from the coding sequence GTGATCACCTTGCCCGATGTCCTCACCGCTGCGGCCGGTGGGCAGATGCCCCGGCCAGGAGCCGGTCCCACGATCGTCCCGCAGCCGTCGGCGCGTGACGCGGGGGTCATCGCCTTCACCGCCCACAATGTGATCTTCGCCGACCTCGACGAGGACTGGATCAGATCCCGGCTTCCCGACGGCGACCTGTCGGCACCGCTCAACCCGCCCTTCCTCAAAGACCTCGAAGAACGCATGGGACGCCAGGTCACCAACATCGACATGCTCGCCCTGGCCACCCCGTGCGCCGGTCACCCGCCGATCGAGCTGACCGAGGTCACGGACAGAGACCATCCACGGGTCGAGCGTGCCCGCCGCTACCGCGACGACGTACGCGTCTGGACCTGTCCCGGAGGGCTCTTGGTCATCGGGCGAGGCGTGGCCGGGCGGTGGGAGGTCGCCATCGAGGTGGACCCTGCCGTCCGAGGACACGGCCTGGGCCGGACCCTCGCCCGCGCGGCCCGGCACCTCACCGTCCACCCGCTCTGGGCTCAAATCGCCCCGGGCAACGCCGCGAGCGTTCGGGCGTTCCTCTCCGCCGGCTACGTCCCGATCGGCGCCGAAGCACTTCTCGTCCCGCCTTCCCCCTGA
- a CDS encoding CU044_5270 family protein, giving the protein MNDLQTIKAHHDSLPGPAPQVAARAWDRLAAEAEAERAGGGPHTPAPSRPRRSHVPGRGRIALRAGVVVGLAAAMTAGVIVVRGDDGSSLLGTRPANAAELLRYAAAVAVEEDPRPRPDQFVYVDRKDVEWHFVGALRTGRYELAQDVRREVWIPAADPGKALARSTYGEKHTSGDQSQVGVASGTVEYQRAGQCPMDVLHVPSQDVSDLPTDPDRLLTRIREDAEAVVRAEKPAQGETPPSGDQIKRRIERAVAMKLVSLVENPFGSSRTRAVVFGALSKMPTTTMVPDLTDPAGRHGVGASISYQGPDGQEREELIFEPGTYRFLGWRSWTETKQEDGRTRETMRAGTAMMTIKVVDSMPEVPKDADAPAYC; this is encoded by the coding sequence ATGAATGATCTCCAGACAATCAAGGCTCACCACGACAGTCTGCCGGGGCCCGCTCCTCAGGTCGCCGCACGAGCGTGGGACCGGCTGGCGGCTGAGGCCGAGGCCGAGCGGGCCGGTGGCGGTCCCCACACGCCGGCTCCGTCGCGTCCTCGACGCTCACATGTTCCTGGCCGTGGCCGCATCGCGCTCAGGGCCGGCGTCGTCGTGGGGCTTGCGGCGGCGATGACCGCGGGCGTGATCGTGGTACGCGGAGACGACGGCTCATCTCTGTTGGGGACCCGGCCGGCCAACGCCGCGGAGCTGCTTCGGTATGCGGCCGCGGTGGCAGTCGAAGAGGACCCGCGGCCGCGACCGGATCAGTTCGTCTACGTCGACCGTAAGGACGTCGAGTGGCATTTTGTCGGCGCCTTGCGTACCGGGAGGTACGAATTGGCGCAGGATGTTCGCCGTGAGGTGTGGATCCCCGCCGCCGATCCCGGCAAGGCCCTGGCGCGTTCCACGTACGGAGAGAAACATACGAGCGGCGACCAGAGCCAGGTGGGCGTAGCTTCCGGAACGGTGGAGTATCAGCGTGCCGGTCAGTGCCCCATGGACGTTCTACACGTGCCGTCGCAGGATGTCAGCGATCTTCCCACCGACCCCGACCGGCTTCTCACGCGGATCCGCGAGGACGCGGAAGCGGTTGTCCGCGCCGAAAAGCCCGCACAGGGAGAGACCCCTCCGAGCGGCGACCAGATCAAACGCCGGATCGAAAGAGCCGTCGCGATGAAGCTCGTCTCCCTGGTCGAGAATCCCTTCGGCTCTTCCCGGACTCGCGCCGTGGTCTTCGGCGCCCTGTCGAAGATGCCCACCACGACCATGGTTCCAGACCTCACCGATCCGGCGGGCCGCCACGGAGTGGGCGCCTCGATCAGCTACCAAGGCCCTGACGGCCAGGAACGTGAGGAGCTCATCTTCGAGCCTGGGACATACAGATTTCTCGGCTGGCGGAGCTGGACGGAAACGAAGCAGGAGGACGGACGCACCAGAGAGACCATGCGCGCCGGCACGGCGATGATGACGATCAAGGTCGTCGATTCCATGCCGGAGGTTCCCAAGGACGCCGATGCGCCAGCGTACTGTTAG
- a CDS encoding RNA polymerase sigma factor — protein sequence MSAPPQGSAPPIEVTDAHLIEQSWRQPERFGALFDRYFDILHRYVHMRLGESAADDIAAETFLRAFRSRQRYDVGRPSARAWLYGIASNLVADHRRNEARRYRALARSAELPDVASHDDRVVQRVSAATMQPQLASGLARLSAGDRDVLMLVACAQLSYEEVADALGIPRGTVGSRLNRARKKLRKVIGPYEEAL from the coding sequence ATGTCAGCTCCCCCTCAAGGCTCAGCGCCTCCGATCGAGGTCACCGACGCCCACCTGATAGAGCAATCATGGCGTCAGCCCGAACGGTTCGGCGCCCTCTTCGATCGTTATTTCGACATCCTCCATCGCTATGTGCACATGCGCCTGGGCGAGTCGGCCGCGGACGACATCGCCGCGGAGACCTTCCTACGCGCCTTCCGCAGTCGGCAGCGCTATGACGTCGGTCGCCCCAGTGCCCGCGCCTGGCTGTACGGCATCGCCTCCAACCTGGTCGCCGACCATCGGCGCAATGAGGCCCGGAGGTATCGAGCCCTGGCCAGAAGCGCCGAGCTCCCAGATGTCGCGAGTCATGACGACCGCGTCGTCCAACGCGTGTCCGCGGCGACCATGCAGCCGCAACTGGCCTCCGGTCTGGCCCGGCTCTCGGCCGGAGACCGGGATGTTCTGATGCTGGTCGCGTGCGCTCAGCTCAGCTACGAGGAGGTGGCCGACGCCCTCGGCATACCCCGGGGGACAGTCGGTTCACGTCTGAACCGCGCCCGTAAGAAGCTCCGCAAGGTCATCGGTCCCTATGAGGAGGCGCTGTGA
- a CDS encoding DUF6461 domain-containing protein → MIATPDDYSWFSSERFPGLAGAHCFTYVRGLTPEELVTRLGARVEDRSHMTLDELIWDFSFDPYAWQTFGAVAVGDWVLMVEANGLLGITEEVITPLSAGTRLVSHLYFEGEGVEDFRWIDDGELRFDFTHDDGYSHWIEDGRIQLKFPLPEWGLQERYSEKTPDELAETMERIDSVYPPYTDPHEGPAFLLAERLTGITLTPQLLKEPTYLCGAVPRSR, encoded by the coding sequence GTGATCGCGACTCCCGATGATTACTCCTGGTTCTCCAGCGAGCGTTTCCCCGGACTCGCGGGTGCCCACTGCTTCACCTACGTCCGCGGCCTGACGCCCGAGGAACTGGTGACCCGGCTCGGTGCCCGGGTCGAAGACCGCTCTCATATGACGCTTGACGAGCTGATCTGGGATTTCTCCTTCGACCCTTACGCGTGGCAAACCTTCGGTGCCGTCGCCGTCGGAGACTGGGTGCTCATGGTCGAGGCCAACGGCCTGCTCGGCATCACCGAAGAGGTCATCACGCCGCTGTCGGCGGGCACCCGCCTCGTCTCCCATCTCTACTTCGAGGGCGAAGGGGTTGAAGACTTCCGCTGGATCGACGACGGAGAGCTCCGGTTCGATTTCACGCATGACGACGGCTACTCCCACTGGATCGAAGACGGCAGGATCCAGCTCAAGTTCCCACTCCCGGAATGGGGCTTACAGGAACGCTACTCGGAGAAGACGCCGGACGAACTCGCGGAGACCATGGAGCGGATCGACTCCGTCTACCCTCCGTACACCGACCCCCACGAAGGGCCGGCGTTCCTCCTGGCCGAGCGCCTCACCGGGATCACGCTGACGCCGCAGCTGCTCAAGGAGCCCACTTACCTATGCGGAGCCGTTCCCAGATCGAGGTGA
- a CDS encoding GNAT family N-acetyltransferase has translation MADWELRPASVADLEGVAELRAVVLRPDLERLGRYDEHRVRQRLRDGFAPAHTWMIEVGGALTGCVALRPAMDAYWLEHFYLAPDRQGRGVGSAVLSRLLERCDREDAVVRLNVLRGSSALRLYERHGFTVETEDEVDVFMVRAPFSTREPAPDSVNLARSR, from the coding sequence ATGGCGGATTGGGAGCTTCGGCCGGCTTCGGTGGCGGACCTCGAGGGAGTGGCCGAGTTGCGGGCCGTGGTGCTGAGACCGGATCTCGAGCGGCTCGGACGGTACGACGAGCATCGTGTGCGGCAGCGGCTGCGGGACGGGTTCGCACCGGCGCACACCTGGATGATCGAGGTGGGCGGCGCCTTGACCGGCTGCGTGGCGCTACGGCCGGCGATGGACGCCTACTGGCTGGAACACTTCTACCTGGCCCCGGATCGGCAGGGAAGGGGTGTCGGTTCCGCCGTGCTGAGCCGGCTGCTGGAGCGGTGCGACCGCGAAGACGCCGTGGTCCGGCTGAACGTGCTGCGAGGCAGTTCGGCCCTCCGGCTGTACGAGCGGCACGGGTTCACGGTCGAGACCGAGGACGAGGTGGACGTGTTCATGGTGCGCGCCCCCTTCTCCACCAGAGAACCCGCGCCGGACTCGGTGAACCTCGCCCGATCCCGATGA